The Myxococcales bacterium region ACGCAGCGGCACGAATTCGATCCAGTCTCGCATCGTTTGTCGGCGGTCACGCTGGCAATCAAATTGCCCGCGGCGATTCCCGAAAAATATCATGAGGCGATCATCCGCACCGCCAGCATGTGCGCGGTGAAAAAAGCCTTGCAGGATCCGCCGGCCGTCGCGGTCGTCGTCGAACCGGTGTGAACCCCAAGGGCCATTCGTTTTCTCCATTGGTTGACGGCGGCGGGGCCTGCGGCTCCGCCGCCGTTTGTTTAGTCATCGAGGGGTTAAAGGAAGTAGTTAAGCAAGAATATGACGGAGGGATTTGCGACCACCATTCATCGTTTTTCCGTGCGTGAGCCGGAATCCAAAATCCGGAGTGCCGCAACAATTTCAATGGGTTTGTATGAATTGCACGGGCACGGTTACCCGTTTTTACCGGGAATGACAAAAAGAACCTGGCGACGGCCCACACCCTACCAGCGCGCCCGGTGTTCCTCGGCCCAGCCAAGCAGGTCGCGGATCTCCAACTTTTTCCCCTCGTCGGTGACGAGCGTGCCGGAGTAGCGGCCGAACATCTGGTGCACCTCGGTGCGGATGACCAGCAGGTCGGTCTTATCGTGCCGGTCGAAAATCGGGGTCAGCGTCAGGTCGAGGCGTCCGTCGTCGGCGCGGAAACGCCACGGCTTCATGTAGTCGCCGGCGTCGTACTCGAAATCCACCCACCCCAGCTTGTGCATTTTCCCGTCGAGGAAAAAGCAGTTTTCCGTCGCCGCCGACAGATCGCCGAAGCCCTTGCCGAGGTTGAGGCCGATCAACCCGCCGTCCGACAGGAAACCCGAGGCGGTGCCCCAGTTCCAGAAGGTGTGGTAATCCCACACGCCGCGGCCCCAATCGAGGTCGCCCAGCGCCCGGTCGGGCTCGACGACCAGCCGGGTGTCGCCCAGGCGGATTTCGCCCATTGCCGGCATACAGTTGATTTTTTCGTTGTGGTAAAAACCGCGCGCCCCGATCGGCGTCGCCATGACGATCGATTCGATGCTCTCCGGCTGCGCCAGCACCAGATCGGCGACCAGCGGCCGCCCGTCGGAGAGGCGCGGCCAATCGACGCGCAGGCGCCGCTCGTTCGCCAGCCGCTTGAACTCGATGTTCACCCGGCCCCAGCGAAAGACAATGTCGCCCGTGCGGCTGT contains the following coding sequences:
- a CDS encoding DUF2804 domain-containing protein; amino-acid sequence: MQHEITRPIPLLDENGMLTEPGFAKRPNFRYNPENIRLTPLAAVNRLRLKEWDYYGVTGPDWFFSVAVSHGGLAGVAFAYFIDFKTLAMPEATVITPLGMGVTLPRDSRTGDIVFRWGRVNIEFKRLANERRLRVDWPRLSDGRPLVADLVLAQPESIESIVMATPIGARGFYHNEKINCMPAMGEIRLGDTRLVVEPDRALGDLDWGRGVWDYHTFWNWGTASGFLSDGGLIGLNLGKGFGDLSAATENCFFLDGKMHKLGWVDFEYDAGDYMKPWRFRADDGRLDLTLTPIFDRHDKTDLLVIRTEVHQMFGRYSGTLVTDEGKKLEIRDLLGWAEEHRARW